In one Fibrobacter sp. UWP2 genomic region, the following are encoded:
- a CDS encoding MBL fold metallo-hydrolase — MTTESKYIHNALKQVRLTTSVSSVQGFSISGLATYMQFPELDFCVDMGECPLSATPMNHVFLTHAHGDHARCLMRHHSLRKMMGVERDSVYYIPKSISDGAKAWIKAEAMFEGVGEAKFRYPEIEPVKAMERIPLRYRKDLVLEPFEVKHSIPAMGATLYLHKRKLKDEYLGKTPAEIIELRTSGVEITREVYEPLVSVMGDCLGESLLENPHVFKSKVLVTECTFLDDDEQQMAHKKGHTHIDSIVKALIKLGDEVKCEQIILSHFSMKYSERHIQEAIAEKIPERFKGKVVAFL, encoded by the coding sequence ATGACAACAGAGAGCAAGTACATCCACAACGCGCTAAAGCAGGTCCGCCTCACGACCTCGGTCTCGAGCGTCCAGGGGTTCTCCATTTCGGGGCTCGCCACCTACATGCAGTTCCCCGAACTGGACTTTTGCGTCGACATGGGAGAATGTCCGCTCTCGGCAACACCGATGAACCACGTGTTCTTGACGCACGCCCACGGGGACCACGCCCGCTGCCTCATGCGCCATCACAGCCTGCGCAAAATGATGGGCGTCGAGCGCGACAGCGTGTACTACATCCCCAAAAGCATTAGCGACGGCGCCAAGGCCTGGATCAAGGCAGAGGCCATGTTCGAGGGCGTTGGCGAGGCAAAGTTTCGCTACCCCGAGATAGAGCCCGTCAAGGCAATGGAGCGCATCCCGCTGCGCTACCGCAAGGATTTGGTGCTGGAGCCTTTTGAAGTCAAGCATTCCATCCCTGCGATGGGGGCGACCCTTTACCTGCACAAGCGCAAGTTAAAGGACGAATACCTGGGCAAGACCCCCGCCGAGATCATTGAACTCCGCACAAGCGGGGTCGAAATCACCCGCGAGGTGTACGAACCGCTCGTAAGCGTCATGGGAGACTGCCTGGGCGAGAGCCTGCTCGAGAACCCGCACGTCTTTAAATCGAAGGTGCTTGTTACCGAATGCACCTTTTTGGACGACGACGAACAGCAGATGGCGCACAAAAAGGGACACACGCACATAGACAGCATCGTCAAGGCATTGATTAAACTGGGCGACGAAGTGAAGTGCGAACAAATTATTTTGAGCCACTTTTCGATGAAGTACTCCGAGAGGCACATCCAGGAGGCCATCGCCGAAAAGATTCCAGAGAGGTTCAAAGGCAAGGTCGTGGCGTTTTTGTAA
- a CDS encoding ABC transporter ATP-binding protein yields MESADLHIKGVQKSFGDKAVLKNIDVTIKDGEFVTLLGPSGCGKTTLLRIIAGFEKADAGAVILGGEDISKKSPAKRDINTVFQSYALFPHLNVFNNIAFGLKSKKVPKDEIERRVNAMMEVVNITDFANEKPNTLSGGQKQRVALARALVNEPDILLLDEPLSALDANLRKKLQTELRDVQRKTDTTFIMVTHDQDEAIAVSDRIFVMYKGEIVQEGTPEDVYERPVNRFVATFIGEANILECERISNSIVRTCFGDLVVERAPSWESVSSATAKGGVAIRMEDIHVCTPSEHFENNTFPATILERIFRGDYWELIAQMKDSNGNACRTLRVMTDPDEIYNAGDQVTLYMEPQYLQVLSD; encoded by the coding sequence ATGGAAAGCGCGGACCTCCACATCAAGGGTGTTCAAAAGAGCTTTGGCGACAAGGCAGTTCTAAAGAATATCGACGTCACCATCAAGGACGGCGAGTTCGTGACGCTCCTCGGCCCTTCGGGCTGCGGAAAGACGACGCTCCTCCGCATTATCGCGGGCTTCGAAAAGGCAGACGCGGGCGCAGTTATCCTTGGCGGCGAGGACATCTCGAAAAAGTCCCCTGCAAAGCGCGACATCAATACGGTGTTCCAGAGCTACGCGCTGTTCCCGCACCTGAACGTTTTCAACAACATCGCATTCGGCCTCAAAAGCAAGAAAGTCCCGAAGGACGAAATCGAGCGCCGTGTGAACGCGATGATGGAAGTCGTGAACATCACGGACTTTGCAAACGAGAAACCCAACACGTTGAGCGGCGGGCAGAAGCAACGAGTGGCGCTCGCCCGTGCCCTCGTGAACGAGCCCGACATTCTGCTTTTGGATGAGCCACTTTCGGCACTCGACGCGAACCTCCGCAAAAAGCTACAGACCGAACTCCGCGACGTACAACGTAAGACCGACACCACCTTCATCATGGTGACCCACGACCAAGACGAAGCTATCGCCGTCAGCGACCGCATTTTTGTGATGTACAAGGGCGAAATTGTGCAGGAAGGCACCCCCGAAGACGTGTACGAGCGTCCGGTGAACCGTTTTGTGGCGACATTCATCGGCGAAGCGAATATTTTGGAATGCGAACGCATTTCCAACTCCATAGTCCGCACATGTTTCGGCGATCTCGTTGTGGAACGCGCTCCATCATGGGAAAGCGTAAGTTCGGCTACCGCAAAGGGCGGCGTCGCCATCCGCATGGAAGACATCCACGTGTGTACGCCGAGCGAGCATTTCGAGAACAACACCTTCCCCGCCACTATCTTGGAACGTATCTTCCGCGGCGACTACTGGGAACTGATTGCGCAAATGAAGGACTCAAACGGAAACGCCTGCCGCACGCTCCGCGTAATGACCGACCCCGACGAAATCTACAACGCAGGGGACCAGGTGACACTCTACATGGAGCCTCAATATTTGCAAGTGCTGAGTGACTAA
- a CDS encoding spermidine/putrescine ABC transporter substrate-binding protein: MKKILLAAFALLASLAFTACNEQKQEQKATAEAPKTVTVMIYSEYIDPAMLEDFEKKTGYKVQLELYEAQEEMIGKLQAAGTSQYDVVIASDVVIQQMVHLGLIQPIDTNKIPNRKNIAEQFMGQPYDPTNTYTIPYLWGTTGILFRGDKVDPDSVSYSMLFDAKQTKGNFSLLEESRSMLSMALQALGFDANSTKQEEINKAVEYILQAKKDPHFLAFDGSVGGKDKVLSNMDWAAIVFNGEAAVAIDEDSTLQYVIPKEGSFMWVDAMTLSSKSPNPEGAYAFMNYILDGQIGAQLAKFVYYATPNKASLEVIDQDFKDNRVINPTESEIKRMVFLADPGDAAKLFDEAWTIVKTR; the protein is encoded by the coding sequence ATGAAAAAAATTCTCCTTGCTGCATTCGCCCTTCTTGCAAGCCTCGCCTTCACGGCATGCAACGAGCAAAAACAAGAACAGAAGGCCACGGCCGAAGCCCCGAAGACCGTCACCGTGATGATCTACAGCGAGTATATCGACCCCGCCATGCTGGAAGACTTTGAGAAAAAGACCGGCTACAAGGTTCAGCTGGAACTCTACGAAGCCCAGGAAGAAATGATCGGCAAGCTCCAGGCCGCGGGCACAAGCCAATACGACGTGGTCATCGCCAGCGACGTGGTAATCCAGCAGATGGTGCACTTGGGACTCATCCAGCCCATCGACACGAACAAAATCCCGAACCGCAAAAACATCGCCGAACAGTTCATGGGCCAGCCCTACGACCCGACAAACACCTACACCATCCCCTACCTCTGGGGCACCACGGGCATTCTCTTCCGCGGTGACAAGGTGGACCCGGACAGCGTGAGCTACTCCATGCTCTTTGACGCAAAGCAGACCAAGGGCAACTTCAGCCTTTTGGAAGAGAGCCGTTCCATGCTCTCGATGGCGCTCCAGGCTTTGGGTTTTGACGCGAACAGCACCAAGCAAGAGGAAATCAACAAGGCTGTGGAATACATTCTGCAGGCCAAAAAGGACCCGCACTTCCTCGCCTTTGACGGAAGCGTCGGCGGCAAGGACAAGGTGCTCTCCAATATGGATTGGGCTGCCATCGTCTTCAACGGCGAAGCTGCCGTTGCCATCGACGAGGATTCCACGCTCCAGTACGTGATCCCGAAGGAAGGCTCCTTCATGTGGGTGGACGCCATGACGCTCAGCTCCAAGTCCCCGAACCCGGAAGGCGCCTACGCCTTTATGAACTACATTCTCGACGGTCAGATTGGCGCACAGCTTGCGAAGTTCGTTTACTACGCGACCCCGAACAAGGCAAGCCTCGAAGTCATCGACCAGGATTTCAAGGACAACCGCGTGATCAACCCGACCGAATCTGAAATCAAGCGCATGGTGTTCCTCGCTGACCCGGGTGATGCCGCCAAGCTCTTTGACGAAGCCTGGACCATAGTCAAGACTAGATAG
- a CDS encoding ABC transporter permease, with amino-acid sequence MRKANATSNPHTPEVIEGKLTTKSRMRKFGLLLTGPGMLWLLVFLLLPTVFLLVMAFAQRGSYGTIDWTFSIENLKKLVGFSSFGWSADNLLIIWRSFKIAVITTLLCLAVGLPMAFWIGAHSKKTSALLLALVMVPSCTNLVIRTYAWMIFLGAQMPPTWLARALGLIGEMESLYPGTFAVYIGMVSCMLPFAVLPLYTSVERLDWGIVEAARDLYAGPVRVFYHGILSQMMPGIVASVVLTLVPTLGMYVVSDLLGGAKFILIGNLIQQQFFGTALDWPFGAMLGIVLIISSVLSLIVFQKTGGKSFV; translated from the coding sequence ATGCGAAAAGCAAACGCAACAAGCAATCCTCACACTCCCGAGGTTATTGAAGGCAAGCTCACGACCAAGAGCCGCATGCGGAAGTTCGGCCTTTTGCTTACGGGACCGGGCATGCTGTGGCTTTTGGTGTTCCTGCTCCTCCCCACCGTTTTCCTTTTGGTGATGGCTTTTGCACAGCGCGGTTCCTACGGCACCATCGACTGGACGTTCAGCATCGAGAACCTGAAAAAGCTCGTGGGCTTCAGCTCGTTCGGCTGGTCCGCCGACAACCTACTCATCATCTGGCGGAGTTTCAAGATCGCAGTCATCACGACACTCCTCTGCCTTGCGGTTGGCCTCCCCATGGCCTTCTGGATTGGTGCCCACAGCAAAAAGACGAGCGCCCTGTTGCTTGCCCTCGTGATGGTTCCGAGCTGCACGAACCTCGTCATCCGTACTTACGCGTGGATGATTTTCCTTGGTGCGCAGATGCCGCCCACGTGGCTAGCCCGCGCGCTCGGCCTTATCGGCGAAATGGAATCGCTTTACCCCGGCACCTTCGCGGTCTACATTGGCATGGTGAGTTGCATGCTCCCCTTCGCGGTACTCCCGCTCTACACGAGCGTCGAACGGCTTGACTGGGGAATCGTCGAGGCGGCACGAGACCTTTACGCAGGGCCCGTTCGCGTATTCTACCACGGAATCTTATCGCAGATGATGCCCGGCATCGTGGCGAGTGTCGTCCTTACGCTTGTGCCGACACTCGGCATGTACGTGGTGAGCGACCTCCTCGGCGGCGCAAAGTTCATCCTCATCGGGAACCTAATACAGCAGCAGTTCTTTGGGACGGCGCTCGACTGGCCGTTCGGTGCAATGCTCGGCATTGTCCTCATCATCTCAAGCGTTTTGAGCCTCATTGTGTTCCAGAAGACGGGAGGGAAGTCCTTTGTCTAA
- a CDS encoding tRNA (guanosine(46)-N(7))-methyltransferase TrmB has translation MKSEEIKEEKKEKEVVIPEFYRDLNEDPEQKGLWHYVFRTNGDRKPIKTEDGLPHKLDFNWKDMFPNVNDHVEVEIGSGKGNFMTDYAEKHPDYFIMGSEWDYTWAVFALERMKKRGVLNNAAMLRGDVFYFLRDCVKSNTVDAFHMYFPDPWPKERHHKNRLLRPDFLDEVARCLKPGKRFFYWGTDHKEYNEIALETFDAYPTCKVVVRNTAEPTEGIQTGFERKYKREGRPIYRSIIEFEK, from the coding sequence ATGAAGAGTGAAGAAATTAAAGAAGAAAAGAAAGAAAAAGAAGTCGTGATTCCCGAATTTTATAGGGACTTGAACGAGGACCCCGAACAGAAGGGCCTTTGGCACTATGTGTTCCGCACCAACGGCGACCGCAAGCCCATCAAGACCGAAGACGGTCTCCCCCACAAGTTGGACTTTAACTGGAAGGACATGTTCCCCAACGTGAACGACCACGTGGAAGTAGAAATCGGCAGCGGCAAGGGAAACTTTATGACGGACTACGCCGAAAAGCACCCCGACTACTTTATTATGGGCAGCGAATGGGACTACACCTGGGCGGTCTTTGCGCTGGAACGCATGAAAAAGCGCGGTGTGCTGAACAATGCCGCCATGCTCCGCGGCGACGTCTTTTACTTTTTGCGCGACTGCGTAAAGAGCAACACCGTGGACGCTTTCCACATGTACTTCCCGGACCCGTGGCCCAAGGAACGCCACCACAAGAACAGGCTGTTGCGCCCCGACTTTTTGGACGAGGTCGCCCGCTGCCTCAAGCCCGGCAAGCGCTTTTTTTACTGGGGGACCGACCACAAAGAATACAACGAAATCGCCCTCGAAACCTTTGACGCCTACCCCACCTGCAAGGTCGTTGTCCGCAACACCGCGGAACCTACCGAAGGGATCCAGACTGGCTTTGAACGCAAGTACAAGCGCGAGGGCAGACCAATTTACAGGAGCATTATAGAATTCGAAAAGTGA
- a CDS encoding pyridoxal phosphate-dependent aminotransferase codes for MRRRLLSEGAKELSYEIREIVKKANQLKALGLPIHWENIGDPIEKKCQIPDWIKDIVVDLVKTNRSYGYCPSKGMLETREFLVKENNKLGGAQINVDDILFFNGLGDAIATIYGLLSMNTRIIGPAPAYSTHSSAEAAHAHTAPITYSLQPENHWYPDLEELENKVKYNPSIAGILILNPDNPTGMVYPLDILKKIVDIAKRYNLFIICDEIYNKITYNGAHAYALAEYIGDVPGIALKGISKEYPWPGARCGWAEYYNRDKDEQFDAFCRAIDNAKMVEVCSTTLPQMTIPRVLGDPRFIEHRTALNEKIGRRSAIINEILSDIPELYFNPTYGAFYNTIIFREGTLNSHQSLKIDNPIIKKKVEEWCSKTTNLDYRFVYYLLGAKGVCVVPSTSFCTDLKGFRVTLLEEDEDELRSVFTTIHDAIVEYLHS; via the coding sequence ATGCGCAGAAGACTTTTGAGCGAAGGTGCCAAGGAACTCTCTTACGAAATCCGCGAGATCGTGAAGAAGGCAAACCAGCTCAAGGCACTCGGCCTCCCCATCCACTGGGAAAACATCGGCGACCCCATCGAAAAGAAGTGCCAGATTCCCGACTGGATCAAGGACATCGTGGTGGACCTCGTCAAGACGAACCGCAGCTACGGCTACTGCCCCTCCAAGGGCATGCTCGAAACCCGCGAATTCCTGGTAAAAGAGAACAACAAGCTCGGCGGTGCACAGATCAACGTCGATGACATCCTGTTCTTCAACGGCCTCGGTGACGCCATCGCCACCATCTACGGACTGCTCTCGATGAACACCCGCATCATCGGACCTGCCCCGGCCTACTCCACCCATAGTTCCGCCGAAGCGGCACATGCCCACACGGCCCCCATCACCTACAGCCTCCAGCCCGAAAACCACTGGTACCCGGACCTGGAAGAACTCGAGAACAAGGTGAAGTACAACCCGAGCATCGCGGGCATCCTGATTTTGAACCCGGACAACCCGACCGGCATGGTCTACCCGCTCGACATCCTCAAGAAGATTGTGGATATCGCGAAGCGCTACAACCTGTTCATCATCTGCGACGAAATCTACAACAAGATTACGTACAATGGCGCCCACGCCTACGCCCTGGCCGAATACATCGGCGACGTTCCGGGCATCGCGCTCAAGGGCATTTCGAAGGAATACCCGTGGCCGGGCGCTCGTTGCGGCTGGGCCGAATACTACAACCGCGACAAGGACGAACAGTTCGACGCCTTCTGCCGCGCCATCGACAACGCGAAGATGGTGGAAGTCTGCTCGACCACGCTCCCGCAGATGACCATTCCGCGTGTGCTGGGCGATCCGCGCTTTATCGAGCACCGCACCGCACTGAACGAGAAGATTGGCCGCCGCAGCGCCATCATCAACGAAATCCTTTCCGACATTCCGGAACTGTACTTCAACCCGACCTACGGCGCGTTCTACAACACCATCATCTTCCGCGAAGGAACCTTGAACAGCCACCAGAGCTTGAAGATTGACAACCCGATCATCAAGAAGAAAGTGGAGGAATGGTGCAGCAAGACCACGAACCTGGACTACCGCTTCGTGTACTACCTGCTGGGCGCGAAGGGCGTCTGCGTGGTTCCGAGTACCAGCTTCTGCACTGACTTGAAGGGCTTCCGCGTGACGCTCCTCGAAGAGGATGAAGACGAACTGCGCAGCGTGTTCACCACGATCCACGACGCCATCGTGGAATACCTGCATAGTTAA
- a CDS encoding exodeoxyribonuclease III has protein sequence MNIYSWNVNGIRSAIKKGFENWVTETQPDILCLQEVRADEDQVPDSLRNLDGYMTYWNPCRRKKGYSGVAVFTKIEPDSVNYGFDIEEFDEEGRVLQLVFPDWVLNSIYFPNGGSGDDRLDYKLRFYDAFLENCHHWLDSGKHVVTVGDYNTCHKEIDIARPKENENVSGFLPIERAWMDKYVEHGFVDSFRVFHPNEAGVYSWWSNRFGARARNVGWRLDYAFVDEALVPNVTASEIHTKVMGSDHCPISIELEPPFAPLPIAPTAVEE, from the coding sequence ATGAATATTTACAGTTGGAACGTCAATGGGATACGTTCGGCGATCAAGAAGGGTTTTGAGAACTGGGTAACCGAGACTCAGCCCGATATTTTGTGCCTGCAAGAGGTACGCGCCGACGAGGACCAGGTTCCCGATTCGCTCCGCAACCTGGACGGCTACATGACTTACTGGAACCCCTGCAGGCGTAAGAAGGGTTACAGCGGCGTGGCCGTTTTCACGAAAATCGAGCCCGATTCCGTCAATTACGGTTTCGACATCGAGGAATTCGACGAGGAAGGGCGAGTGCTCCAGTTGGTTTTCCCTGACTGGGTGCTGAACTCCATCTATTTCCCCAATGGCGGCAGTGGCGACGACCGACTGGACTATAAACTCCGCTTTTATGACGCGTTCCTCGAGAATTGCCATCACTGGCTCGACAGCGGCAAGCACGTGGTCACCGTGGGCGATTACAACACCTGTCACAAGGAAATCGATATCGCGAGGCCCAAGGAAAACGAGAACGTGAGTGGTTTTTTGCCCATCGAACGAGCCTGGATGGACAAGTACGTGGAGCACGGCTTTGTCGACAGCTTCCGCGTTTTCCACCCCAACGAGGCGGGGGTCTATTCCTGGTGGAGCAACCGCTTTGGCGCCCGTGCGAGGAACGTGGGTTGGCGTTTGGACTACGCCTTTGTGGACGAGGCCCTGGTGCCGAACGTCACCGCATCCGAGATCCATACGAAGGTCATGGGCTCGGACCATTGCCCCATCAGCATCGAACTCGAGCCTCCCTTCGCGCCGCTCCCGATCGCGCCTACGGCAGTCGAAGAATAA
- a CDS encoding ABC transporter permease: MSKRLPLYARILAYIGMLLLYMPLLVVLIQSFNANKHGQTWGGFTFDWYAKLFDNALVQSATVNTLILAIVSTVISTALGTLLAIGIHRTPWGKKMQGLYDMSINVPVVTPDILMAIALVSVFALFRSFTPLFDPGMLTLIIAHVTFEISFVVLVVQSRLVSIGKDQIEAARDLYASTAGAWFRVILPQLSTAIVSGALLAFTLSLDDFIISFFVSGPKSTTLPLYIYGSLKRGISPQIHALSTLIFAITLFAMLIFALKGSFKKKRKKTSC; this comes from the coding sequence TTGTCTAAGCGCCTCCCGCTATACGCCCGCATTTTAGCCTACATCGGCATGCTGCTTTTGTACATGCCGCTCTTGGTGGTGCTCATCCAGAGTTTCAACGCGAACAAACACGGCCAGACCTGGGGCGGCTTCACCTTCGACTGGTACGCAAAGCTCTTTGACAACGCACTCGTGCAGTCGGCGACGGTCAACACGCTCATCCTCGCCATCGTGAGTACCGTCATCTCGACCGCCCTCGGCACGCTCCTCGCCATCGGCATCCACCGCACGCCCTGGGGCAAAAAAATGCAGGGCCTCTACGACATGAGCATCAACGTCCCCGTGGTGACGCCCGACATCTTGATGGCAATCGCGCTCGTGAGCGTATTCGCCCTCTTCAGGAGCTTCACCCCGCTATTCGACCCGGGCATGCTTACCCTCATCATCGCCCACGTGACCTTTGAAATCAGCTTTGTGGTGCTCGTGGTGCAGAGCCGTCTCGTCTCCATCGGCAAAGACCAGATCGAGGCCGCCCGCGACCTTTACGCAAGCACCGCCGGTGCCTGGTTCCGCGTGATTCTCCCGCAGCTCTCCACGGCTATCGTCTCGGGGGCGCTCCTCGCCTTCACGCTCTCGCTCGACGACTTCATCATCAGCTTCTTTGTGAGCGGGCCCAAGTCCACGACCCTCCCGCTCTACATATACGGCTCGCTCAAGCGAGGGATTTCCCCGCAAATACATGCCCTCTCTACGCTGATTTTCGCCATCACGCTGTTTGCGATGCTCATTTTCGCCCTCAAAGGATCGTTCAAGAAGAAACGCAAAAAAACTTCTTGTTAG